Genomic DNA from Bacillota bacterium:
GTGGCGCCGGATCAATTCATTCCCACCACCCAAATCTACAACCAGAAGGACGGCATCATCTACGGGATTACCTTTGCTTTGGATGCAGACTTCATCGTTTACAACATGAACCATTTCGATGAGATGGGTCTGAGCACCGATCCATACGCCATGGCAACCTGGGAGGATTTCATCAACTTTGGTCGGAAACTGATGGTGTATGACGCCAATGGCAATCCCACCCGTTACGGTTTTGACTTCCTCCCCGGTACTACCGCATTTAGTGCGTTCCTGGATTCCAACGGTGGCAGCTTCTACAATTCCGACTTCACCGGGCTCAATATTGATACTCCCCAGGGGCAGGAAGTCTTGCAGCTGTTCTACGACATCCGCCTAGAGTACGGCTTTGCGTCGGATAGCTATACCGCTGCTTGTAACTTCTTGGCCAATACCGCGTCCATGGGGATGGGTGGAATCTACCACTCCTACTGGGCGCCCCATTACGTGCCGGGCATTCGGTTGGGCTTCACCACTGTTCCGGTGGGTCCCTCGGGAGACAAGCGGGGTGCGGTGGTGTACGGTAATATGTATTCCATCAGCTCCGCCAGCAAGAACCCGGATCTGGCCTGGAAGTTCATCGAGTTCATGACAAGCCTTGAGGCTGCGGAGCTGCATTACCGGATCACTGGTACCGTGCAGTCCCCGCGGTTGGACTTCTATCAGAGTGATCTGTGGGTGTCCACCATCCACGAGGCCCAGTGGCGGCAGATGATCCCCTACATCGGTATGACCACTGGTATCTGGCCCTTCGTAGGCTACGACCGCATCAACCAGGTATGGGGTCCCTTGATCTCGGATCCTCTGTCCGGCAAGGCACCTTTGAGCACCAATGCCCTCAGCGAGGTGCAGCGGCTGGTTAACCAGTACCTTGCCCAGTAACAAGGGACCTTTGGTCCATAAACGTAGATGGGATGGTCGCGGACCGTCCCATCTTTCTTTACGTCCGGTAGGAGGGATCCTATGGCTAGAAGACATGTAAGGTGGTTGGTTCTATTCATGTTACTGTTTTCCAGTATTGCCTTAGCGCAAGAAACCAGTGAAGTTGTCCCCAGTATCTATTTGGATCAAAGCAGGGAGTTCCTCTTTCGGGTGTCCTGGGATTGGCCCCGGGGTCTGCGGAGCCAATACCGAGTGACGGTGGGCGAGCAGACCTTGTCTTTGGAGCTTTTGGC
This window encodes:
- a CDS encoding sugar ABC transporter substrate-binding protein, with the protein product MSNWKFKVLVLVVLAMILLPLVGTAKTILRVQDWKINETEDTRRWYEEAKRLFEERYPDVEIQYDGIGFGNEYVEKLYITTATDTAPDVAFVSVAWARDLFEAGALLPLNDYVAKSPHVAPDQFIPTTQIYNQKDGIIYGITFALDADFIVYNMNHFDEMGLSTDPYAMATWEDFINFGRKLMVYDANGNPTRYGFDFLPGTTAFSAFLDSNGGSFYNSDFTGLNIDTPQGQEVLQLFYDIRLEYGFASDSYTAACNFLANTASMGMGGIYHSYWAPHYVPGIRLGFTTVPVGPSGDKRGAVVYGNMYSISSASKNPDLAWKFIEFMTSLEAAELHYRITGTVQSPRLDFYQSDLWVSTIHEAQWRQMIPYIGMTTGIWPFVGYDRINQVWGPLISDPLSGKAPLSTNALSEVQRLVNQYLAQ